The genomic DNA TGGTGACTTCTGTTCTGCATCTACTCAGGAGCAGCTGACCGGTCTGAGACAAGGCTGGGCTGGGGGTccatgaggctgggctggggatccatgaggctgggctggggatCCATGAGGCTGGGGGTAcatgaggctgggctggggtccatgaggctgggctgggggtccctgaggctGGGGGTAcatgaggctgggctggggtCCATGAGGCTGGGTTGGGGGTCCCTGAGGCTGGGGGTAcatgaggctgggctgggggtccatgaggctgggctgggggtcCATGAGCCTGGGGGTccatgaggctgggctggggtccatgaggctgggctgggagtccatgaggctgggctggggtccatgaggctgggctgggggtccatgaggctgggctgggggtcCATGAGGCTGGGAGACAATGAAGCTGGGCTGGGGGTccatgaggctgggctggggtccatgaggctgggctgggggtccatgaggctgggctggggggccatgaggctgggctggggggcCATGAGGCTGGGAGTCCATGAGGCTGGGCTGGGAGTccatgaggctgggctgggggtccatgaggctgggctgggggtcCACGAGGCTGGGTTGGGGGTccatgaggctgggctggggg from Salmo trutta chromosome 26, fSalTru1.1, whole genome shotgun sequence includes the following:
- the LOC115163932 gene encoding vegetative cell wall protein gp1-like, whose translation is MDPQPSLMDPQPSLIDPQPHGPPAQLHGPPALHMTVSWTPSPASWTPQPRLMDSQLSLMDPQPSLMDSQPHGRPAQPHGPPPSLMDPQPSLMDPSPASWTPSLMDSQPSLMDPQPSLMDSQPRLMDPQPSLMDPQPSLVDPQPSLMDPQPSLMDSQPSLMDSQPHGPPAQPHAQPHGPPGSWTPSPASWTPSPASCTPSLRDPQPSLMDPSPASCTPSLRDPQPSLMDPSPASCTPSLMDPQPSLMDPQPSLMDPQPSLVSDRSAAPE